A window from Purpureocillium takamizusanense chromosome 3, complete sequence encodes these proteins:
- the MLP1 gene encoding Protein mlp1 (COG:S~EggNog:ENOG503NWQR), whose protein sequence is MAAADVDVGYVAGHLGLDQPIVTALTTEPTVDLVSTLLRAVAAKAHEFDTLYAEKLQTDIELENAVRSAETRSQTSRATAEKALKDVEEARKSLKEEETKRQTLENELQSLKAKNSDHDADVKALNDKIETLQSSNRTNLSIIESNNKRDQTITDELTKQHQRNVELSREITALQQSEQNAKGQLNSAKYREESLKQQLELARRNGEWLENELKTKSDESLKYRKEKGARIAELQRESEDARSQVDALKRTEQQLRERLDAMQARADDALVKLQKQEGAFATTVESYKQELEDQRRLVDMSDQLSKKHQERVRELEAEKERLKDNYENEIRRVRTELEQERQTTTQMEEKIQQLESELDELHARMDQRPQPAEPPQTPRANGSLMARAASPFGTPGSVRSKSAVTATQAIEQLYQVKGQLASERRRNQQLSEELDTMLSALEAKAPEIQELQAETETLRSEIARMSELSQQSFEERDAARKAARKAESALTNTTSEVKILKTQLRDLGTQIQLLVFNIYALEKGMDELTEDEKFRLQQLEKGEITEEALSDMSDTHQFITQKLVVFKDIKALQAKNEDLLRITRELAEQIESEEALAAKHQAKLDHDNVEKLQRELEHMIDESKAIKNTMESYKMERDMFRRILQQRGVGGDEASMMRGSLDGSQRPPLASIEGDQTEALNEAIRKLQSEYDNYRTAQDEVRKDLRTQVDRLSSEKNSMQTERVKLHGDLRIESERREMLQANYVALQGENVELQKRSQSLSEMAAKQDIRTQQVAEELIEAKGLLDSMRNETANLKAEKKLWKEIQDRMSKENENLIEEKNRLNNLLATQQSLENERNISESEARRKAQTKIESLERDLSETQRKLSKEAEETKKLQLRKEFEAKEAQKRIDELMASLSQIREDHVVVKTTRDHLQARVDELTVELRNAEERVGRLQPRPTPRPGSTDNDVRLQQLETEVHELNNDISDLKRDLDLAKTHLENATAQAEQYKELSRENEEMLEDLRGSQDQYRQEMETLIGKKDAKIKELSQRLEDVSAELSQTNSELSTLRDSQGEVARKYEDEKAILEEELQRLRDDSTRHVEAARYHQQDLRAQAEIASKAQQDYEQELVKHAEAAKLVQQLRSEYNELKSQTATLRAEAESAKVALTQSESSWDERRQQLEQEMAELTARREDVNAQNKLLHQQLEGLTAQVAALQQSRGSNEDGDEGMSPVHVGDALEGLRELNSYLRREKEILEVQYDLKSQESKRLQQQVEYVQSQLDEARLKLDQERTQAAQGGRNSMAHQDLMEKLNELNLYRESSAALRNENGQLKDQIAERNKKIEEMEGKVQPLEAEIDTLTTQKSYLEEEIKQIQEDRDRWQKRTEGILTKYGRVDPAEMESLKKSVEDLQKERDALKEGEGPLQAKVTELESTLESEREAWQTTRGRLTEQFKERSRKLTSDKNEMANKANDLQAQLDQVKGDLDGAQRRAEEAAGEKISLEEQVQNFKRQVDELRQQGQQSQVVETQSGSTEVVAQLEQQLADSRKELEALSAQKLGAEQQLENLRAEMQTAIAERDEARQKLQEAPTPMDVSGSDQAPPALAPEVGDQNQNGAPGLSDEEKKALEERLAAAEAKAAEYEEKANEVEAKIAQTVKERCDKMRDTLNNKLRESRTQTEEKLKQKEDDFKLRLEQEKRIWQAENQSSQPVSQAPNEPPATPAKVDAQQPPATPTTVSASDLSQLDDAGVRQFLSSNQTAKSIITANIKKRLEAESAKIKGETEAKVQSAREQAQLMESKKSALRISRAENRLKTAETKLGVVETAAAETPQKPVVEVWEDVKKVQTGPASTPAAAPGTPAKPPGTPAPQSTPAAKPAAASTPAAPVPTVPTSAPNTAAEPETKSAAPVPATGSSSLPPKPANPFAASTGSVKAEAPNPFATKTEGAAVPPAGAQAPTQAPQAQPQQQGQAPKSGIPMPRGGGRGRGGAYVPPGQRTASGNQDVPQAQQAGRGRGRGFNPGATDFQPGTKRPRGDGDSARGAKRARGAH, encoded by the exons atggcggcggcggacgtggacgtgggctacgtcgccggccacctcggcctcgaccagccCATCGTCACTGCTCTGACGACCGAGCCGACCGTGGACCTCGTGTCGACCCTGCtccgcgccgtggcggccaaggcgcacGAGTTCGACACCTTGTacgccgagaagctgcagACGGACATCGAGCTGGAGAACGCGgtgcgcagcgccgagacTCGCTCTCAGACGTCCAGAGCAACGGCGGAAAAGGCACTGAAGGATGTTGAAGAGGCCAGAAAGAGCTTGAAGGAAGAAG AAACAAAGCGGCAGACCCTGGAGAACGAACTTCAGTcgctcaaggccaagaacTCGGACCACGATGCAGATGTCAAGGCGCTCAATGACAAGATTGAAACTCTCCAGTCCTCCAACCGGACCAACTTGAGCATTATCGAGTCCAACAACAAACGAGACCAAACAATCACCGACGAGCTCACCAAGCAGCACCAACGGAACGTCGAGCTGTCCCGCGAAATAACCGCCCTCCAACAGTCCGAGCAGAATGCAAAGGGCCAACTGAACAGCGCAAAGTACCGCGAGGAGTCGCTTAAGCAACAACTTGAGCTTGCCCGCCGTAATGGCGAGTGGCTTGAGAATGAGCTCAAGACCAAGAGCGATGAGTCGCTCAAGTACAGGAAGGAGAAGGGTGCGCGCATCGCCGAACTTCAGCGCGAGAGCGAGGATGCCCGATCCCAAGTCGATGCCCTCAAACGGACCGAGCAGCAACTGCGCGAGCGTCTCGACGCCATGCAGGCCAGGGCTGATGATGCCCTGGTCAAGCTGCAGAAACAGGAGGGAGCGTTTGCCACGACGGTCGAGAGCTACAAGCAAGAGCTTGAGGACCAGCGGCGACTCGTGGACATGTCCGATCAGCTCAGCAAGAAGCACCAAGAGCGCGTGCGCGAGCTCGAAGCTGAGAAGGAACGCCTCAAGGACAACTACGAAAATGAGATCCGCCGAGTTCGCACTGAGCTGGAACAAGAGCGACAGACCACGACGCAAATGGAGGAGAAGATTCAGCAGCTGGAGTCTGAACTCGACGAGCTCCACGCCCGCATGGATCAGCGCCCACAACCTgcagagccgccgcagacCCCTCGTGCTAACGGCTCACTGATGGCTCGCGCAGCGTCACCTTTTGGTACCCCGGGGTCGGTCCGCAGCAAGTCAGCCGTCACCGCGACGCAGGCCATCGAGCAGTTGTATCAAGTCAAGGGACAGTTGGCCAGCGAGAGGCGACGCAATCAGCAACTATCCGAAGAGCTGGACACTATGCTCTCTGCCCTGGAAGCCAAGGCACCTGAGATTCAAGAGCTTCAGGCCGAGACCGAGACGCTCCGCAGCGAAATCGCACGCATGTCGGAGTTGTCGCAGCAGAGCTTCGAGGAGCGCGATGCCGCTAGAAAGGCGGCTCGCAAGGCTGAGAGCGCCTTGACAAACACGACATCGGAAGTCAAGATTCTCAagacgcagctgcgcgacctcgGAACGCAAATCCAGCTTCTCGTCTTTAACATTTACGCGCTCGAGAAGGGCATGGACGAGCTGACAGAGGACGAAAAATTCCGACTTCAGCAACTCGAAAAGGGCGAGATCACCGAGGAGGCATTGTCTGACATGTCTGACACGCACCAGTTCATCACCCAGAAGCTTGTCGTGTTCAAGGACATCAAGGCTCTCCAGGCCAAGAACGAGGACCTCTTGCGCATCACACGCGAGTTGGCTGAGCAGATCGAAAGCGAGGAGGCACTGGCCGCCAAGCACCAGGCCAAGCTCGATCACGATAATGTCGAGAAGCTGCAACGTGAGCTCGAGCACATGATTGACGAGAGCAAGGCCATCAAGAATACCATGGAGAGCTATAAAATGGAACGCGACATGTTCCGCCGCATTCTTCAGCaacgcggcgtcggcggagacgaggccTCCATGATGCGCGGATCTCTCGACGGAAGCCAGCGACCTCCCCTCGCTAGCATTGAGGGGGACCAAACAGAGGCTCTCAACGAGGCCATTCGCAAGCTGCAGTCCGAGTACGATAACTACCGAACCGCCCAAGACGAAGTTCGCAAGGATCTCCGTACCCAGGTGGACCGCCTGTCGTCGGAGAAGAACTCGATGCAAACGGAGCGGGTCAAGCTCCACGGCGACTTGCGTATCGAGTCCGAGAGGAGGGAGATGCTCCAGGCAAACTATGTCGCCCTCCAGGGCGAAAATGTGGAGCTGCAGAAGCGCAGCCAGAGCCTCTCCGAGATGGCGGCTAAGCAAGACATTCGGACGCAGCAGGTCGCTgaggagctcatcgaggcCAAAGGTCTTCTCGACAGCATGCGCAACGAGACAGCAAAcctcaaggccgagaagaagCTATGGAAAGAAATTCAAGACCGCATGAGCAAGGAGAACGAGAACCTGATCGAGGAGAAGAACCGCCTCAACAACCTGCTCGCGACGCAGCAGTCTCTGGAGAATGAGCGCAATATCTCCGAGTCTGAAGCACGACGAAAAGCACAGACCAAGATCGAGTCTTTGGAACGCGACCTGAGCGAGACGCAGCGGAAGCTGTccaaggaggcggaggagacaAAGAAACTTCAACTGCGCAAAGAATTCGAAGCTAAGGAGGCCCAAAAGCGGATTGACGAACTCATGGCCAGCCTGAGCCAGATTCGTGAGGACCATGTCGTGGTCAAGACCACCAGGGATCACCTCCAGGCTCGCGTTGACGAGCTGACGGTCGAGCTTCGCAATGCGGaggagcgcgtcggccgcctgcaGCCACGGCCCACACCGCGACCTGGCTCCACAGATAATGACGTGCGGCTTCAACAACTCGAGACCGAGGTTCACGAGCTCAACAACGACATTTCGGATCTGAAGCGAGACCTGGATCTCGCGAAGACGCATCTTGAAAATGCAACGGCCCAAGCTGAGCAGTATAAGGAGCTCAGCCGGGAGAACGAGGAGATGTTGGAGGATCTTCGAGGGTCTCAAGACCAGTATCGCCAGGAGATGGAGACACTCATCGGCAAAAAAGacgccaagatcaaggagctGAGCCAGCGGTTGGAGGATGTCTCCGCGGAGCTGTCGCAGACTAACAGCGAGCTGTCGACTCTGCGAGACTCCCAGGGCGAAGTGGCTCGCAAGTACGAGGACGAAAAGGCTATTCttgaggaggagctgcagcgacTCAGGGACGACAGCACCCGACACGTGGAGGCTGCCCGGTACCATCAGCAGGATTTGAGGGCGCAGGCCGAAATCGCGTCTAAAGCACAGCAGGACTACGAGCAAGAGCTCGTCAAACACGCCGAGGCGGCTAAGCttgtccagcagctgcgctCAGAATACAACGAGTTGAAGAGCCAGACAGCGACCCTCAGGGCTGAGGCGGAGTCCGCCAAGGTCGCGCTGACGCAGAGCGAAAGCTCCTGGGACGAGCGTCGGCAGCAGTTGGAGCAGGAAATGGCCGAGCTCACGGCTCGCCGCGAAGACGTCAACGCCCAGAACAAACTCCTCCACCAGCAATTGGAAGGCCTCACCGCCCAGGTTGCCGCCTTGCAGCAGAGCCGCGGAAGcaacgaggacggcgacgagggcatgtCGCCGGTTCACGTTGGCGACGCGCTGGAAGGACTCCGCGAACTCAACAGCTACCTGCGACGCGAGAAGGAGATTCTTGAGGTCCAATATGATCTCAAGTCTCAAGAATCAAAGCGACTCCAGCAGCAGGTTGAATATGTACAGTCGCAGCTTGACGAGGCCCGGCTCAAGCTTGACCAGGAACGCACCCAGGCCGCTCAAGGGGGACGCAACTCCATGGCGCACCAAGACCTCATGGAGAAGCTTAACGAGCTAAACCTGTACCGAGAGAGCAGTGCTGCTCTACGCAACGAGAACGGTCAGCTCAAGGACCAAATCGCCGAAAGGAACAAGAAGATtgaggagatggagggcAAGGTACAGCCTCTTGAAGCGGAAATTGATACTTTGACAACGCAAAAGTCGTATCTCGAGGAAGAGATTAAGCAGATTCAAGAGGACCGCGACCGTTGGCAGAAGCGAACCGAGGGTATACTTACTAAGTATGGCCGCGTTGATCCTGCCGAGATGGAGTCGCTTAAGAAGTCGGTGGAGGATTTGCAAAAGGAACGGGACGCCCTCAAAGAGGGCGAAGGGCCGCTGCAAGCCAAGGTGACTGAATTGGAGTCGACGCTGGAGTCGGAGCGTGAAGCGTGGCAAACGACGCGCGGCCGACTTACGGAACAATTCAAAGAACGTTCCCGAAAATTAACCAGCGACAAGAATGAGATGGCCAACAAGGCCAACGACCTCCAAGCACAGCTCGACCAAGTTAAGGGAGACCTTGACGGAGCTCAAAGACGCGCCGAAGAGGCCGCTGGCGAGAAGATATCTCTCGAAGAGCAGGTGCAGAACTTTAAGCGACAGGTCGACGAACTTCGGCAGCAAGGCCAGCAGTCGCAAGTGGTGGAGACACAATCTGGCTCGACAGAAGTGGTCGCTcagcttgagcagcagcttgccgacTCCCGTAAGGAGCTGGAAGCACTCAGCGCGCAGAAGCTGGGCGCCGAGCAACAACTCGAGAACCTTCGTGCCGAGATGCAGACGGCCATCGCGGAACGTGACGAGGCTAGACAGAAGCTGCAagaggcgccgacgccgatggaTGTCTCTGGTTCCGACCAGGCGCCACCCGCACTCGCTCCAGAGGTTGGCGACCAGAACCAGAACGGTGCACCAGGCTTGTCTGACGAAGAGAAGAAAGCCCTTGAGGAGaggctcgccgcggccgaagcCAAGGCAGCCGAATATGAGGAAAAGGCGAACGAGGTGGAGGCGAAGATTGCGCAGACGGTCAAGGAGCGCTGTGACAAGATGCGCGACACCCTCAACAACAAGCTGAGAGAGAGTCGCACTCAGACGGAGGAGAAGCTGAAGCAGAAGGAAGACGACTTCAAGCTGCGGCTGGAACAGGAAAAGCGCATCTGGCAGGCCGAAAACCAGTCGAGCCAGCCCGTCAGCCAGGCGCCCAACGAGCCCccagcgacgccggcaaaggtcgacgcccagcagccgccggccacaCCTACGACGGTCAGCGCATCCGACTTATCGCAACTTGACGATGCGGGAGTGCGACAGTTCCTGTCGTCCAACCAGACCGCTAAGAGCATCATCACGGCAAACATCAAGAAGCGCTTGGAGGCGGAAAGCGCCAAGATcaagggcgagacggaggccAAGGTCCAGTCGGCCCGTGAGCAGGCGCAGCTCATGGAGTCGAAGAAGTCTGCCCTTCGCATCAGCAGGGCTGAGAATAGACTCAAGACGGCTGAGACGAAGCTCGGAGTCgtggagacggcggcggcggagacgccTCAGAAGCCCGTAGTCGAGGTGTGGGAGGATGTTAAGAAGGTCCAAACCGGCCCCGCGTCTACtcctgccgcagcgccgggGACACCGGCTAAGCCACCAGGCACTCCTGCTCCGCAGTCGACTCCGGCAGCCAAGCCAGCGGCTGCATCGACACCGGCTGCACCTGTGCCGACAGTGCCTACTTCGGCACCAAACACCGCGGCGGAGCCCGAGACGAAGTCGGCTGCGCCTGTTCCAGCaaccggcagcagcagcctgccgCCAAAACCAGCAAACCCTTTTGCCGCTTCGACGGGCAGTGTcaaggcggaggcgccgaATCCCTTTGCCACCAAGACAGAAGGCGCGGCAGTGCCTCCAGCAGGCGCTCAAGCCCCGACGCAGGCTCCCCAAGCCCAGCCTCAGCAGCAGGGTCAGGCCCCTAAGTCGGGCATCCCCATGCctcgcggtggtggtcgtggacgaggcggtgcgTACGTGCCTCCGGGACAGCGGACCGCAAGTGGCAACCAGGATGTCCCTCAGGCTCAGCAAGctggtcgcggtcgcggcagAGGATTCAACCCGGGAGCGACCGACTTCCAACCGGGAACGAAGCGTCCGAGGGGCGATGGAGATAGCGCTAGAGGCGCGAAGAGAGCCCGCGGTGCGCATTAG
- a CDS encoding uncharacterized protein (MEROPS:MER0034665~EggNog:ENOG503Q112~CAZy:CE10~COG:V) — translation MTHERKPITPQAGLDIVEFDVPLRDGATTTLRTYRRAASGANNHSRRLRLVPALVYMHGGGFVTGSLETDDAPCRAVAAALDLVVVNVEYRLAPEHQFPVGFEACFDVVRWVASPPGQEKLCADLNKGFILGGTSAGANFAAGIAHLARQEGLAPRITGLVFLAGSFCHPDARPQKYLDRILSVDEITVAPGLTRKSIDYYATKYGAPPEDRRLSPLLFESHGGIADKAYFAVCGLDPRRDEALLFERLLSDSGLGTKVDVYPGLPHGFWTTFPDLDVSKAWLDKLIAGLRWMMIA, via the exons ATGACCCACGAGCGCAAGCCCATCACCCCGCAAGCCGGCCTCGACATTGTCGAGTTCGACGTGCCGCTTCGTGACGGCGCGACCACGACCCTGCGAACGTATCGAcgggccgccagcggcgcgaacaaccacagccgccgcctccgcctcgtccccgCGCTGGTGTAcatgcacggcggcgggttcgTCACGGGCAGCCTCGAAACGGACGACGCACCCTgccgtgccgttgccgcggcgctggacctCGTGGTGGTCAACGTCGAGTACCGGCTGGCGCCCGAGCACCAGTTCCCGGTGGGTTTTGAGGCCTGCTTTGATGTGGTGCGGTGG GTCGCCTCCCCGCCCGGGCAAGAGAAGCTGTGCGCCGACCTCAACAAGGGCTTCATCCTCGGAGGCACATCCGCGGGCGCCAATTTCGCTGCAGGCATCGCGCATCTAGCACGGCAAGAGGGCCTGGCCCCGCGCATCACGGGGCTCGTGTTCCTGGCGGGAAGCTTCTGCCACCCCGACGCACGGCCACAAAAGTACCTCGACCGGATTCTCAGCGTAGACGAGATCACCGTCGCGCCTGGGTTGACAAGGAAATCGATTGACTACTATGCGA CCAAATACGGCGCTCCGCCCGaggaccgccgcctctccccACTGCTCTTCGAGTcgcacggcggcatcgctGACAAGGCGTACTTTGCCGTCTGCGGACTGGACCCGcgccgagacgaggcgctgctgttCGAACGCCTGCTGTCGGACTCCGGCCTCGGCACCAAGGTCGACGTCTACCCCGGCCTGCCCCACGGCTTCTGGACGACGTTCCCGGATCTCGACGTGTCCAAAGCGTGGCTGGACAAGCTCATCGCGGGGCTGCGGTGGATGATGATCGCGTAG
- a CDS encoding uncharacterized protein (EggNog:ENOG503P9D9), with protein sequence MQPRDPARATIADVPSPSRVAAGSRRNIPTCLLLGPPAGTIQRHLRHRRAAQTAAVTLALQSRHRRRVRPGLTHEAPRLLLNGAGCRSNPSSPPDARLISAAPYITHCSITRRRNGENHVVVMTASYLSHNHIHSAGMAIPAVRHRTFSSSSNSVSNMPPSSSSSSSSFSATTTASFFQLPTTRRRHKQTRLIEQQQQLEQAAAAHEQANLRAQAWLYINDFLDTSSDWSEMREQIAIVCEAVPTMPELNAYGELDEKEGTVACRRLFKAPVVWDRLGHSLWKTLHAAADQRAIARKLFEADWAATLDGFTDVDYAAAAEESGRSGRRRASESTVGTGISSRSSSVSPLDRVNECCGAAGAKVKKQSSRMKLSRKFSPSRRASSDTDREISTATTAAVTLSQQLDHHRRDSSDLAYGDRSATPRIIPSSYFSAMRRTFGLFGDSSREQSR encoded by the coding sequence ATGCAACCTCGCGATCCTGCCCGGGCCACAATCGCAGACGTGCCCTCCCCGAGCCGCGTTGCAGCGGGCAGTAGGCGGAACATACCTACCTGCCTTTTACTTGGGCCTCCCGCAGGAACTATTCAAAGGCACTTACGGCATCGACGTGCGGCTCAAACAGCTGCTGTTACCCTCGCGTTACAAAGTCGTCATAGACGCCGCGTCCGACCAGGGCTCACACACGAAGCACCTCGTCTCTTACTTAAcggcgccggctgccgcTCAAACCCATCTTCACCTCCTGATGCCCGACTCATATCCGCAGCGCCATACATAACGCACTGTAGTATCACACGTCGGCGGAACGGCGAAaaccacgtcgtcgtcatgacgGCCAGCTATCTCTCTCACAACCATATCCACTCCGCCGGCATGGCGATCCCGGCCGTCCGCCACCGCAcattctcctcctcctcaaaCTCCGTCTCCAAcatgccgccctcctcgtcctcatcttcatcatccttctccgccaccacgaccgcTTCCTTCTTCCAGCTGCCCACGACCAGGCGGCGCCACAAGCAGACCCGTCTcatcgagcagcagcaacagctggagcaggccgccgccgcccacgagcaGGCTAACCTCCGTGCCCAGGCCTGGCTCTACATCAACGACTTCCTCGACACGTCGTCCGACTGGAGTGAGATGCGCGAGCAGATTGCCATTGTCTGCGAGGCCGTCCCCACCATGCCCGAGCTCAACGCCTACGGCGAGCTTGACGAGAAGGAGGGCAccgtcgcctgccgccgcctgtttAAGGCCCCCGTCGTATGGGATCGCCTTGGCCATAGCCTGTGGAAGACtctccacgccgccgccgatcagcgcgccatcgcccgcaAGCTCTTCGAGGCAGACTGggccgccaccctcgacGGCTTCACCGACGTCGActacgccgccgctgctgagGAGTCGGGTCggagcgggcgccgccgcgcgtccGAGTCGACCGTCGGCACGGGCAtcagctcgcgcagctccagcgTCTCGCCCCTGGACAGGGTCAACGagtgctgcggcgccgccggcgccaaggtcAAAAAGCAGTCGTCCCGCATGAAGCTGTCGAGGAAGTTTtcgccctcgcggcgagCATCGTCTGACACGGACCGCGAGATTAGtaccgccaccaccgccgctgtCACTCTGTCGCAGCAGCtggaccaccaccgccgggACAGCTCCGACCTGGCCTACGGCGACCGGTCTGCCACACCGCGAATCATCCCGTCAAGCTACTTCTCGGCCATGCGGCGCACGTTCGGGCTCTTTGGCGACAGCTCGCGGGAGCAGTCGCGATGA
- a CDS encoding uncharacterized protein (COG:S~TransMembrane:4 (i61-87o107-130i211-233o253-273i)~EggNog:ENOG503P63V), protein MLGARHPASSTATDRGRHGQHDEVGRERDAAAAVAAAATSEPLASGVARLEPTSRMTGHQWFYIFVLDGLGAMVLSGGVNFAIAYAMYTTQDTHERPIRLLGLPNTLAGDAAVTIIVQCIITWFVEWALVAHDLAHRSVHPIGWVTFPSSSSSSTSQRLLRWWLFLPVTGGVGDEEQQQADASSPQSSVELVQRVRVNSLAAVFQQGLRGFLLAVPSFLVLWPISVGVLTTIGRKDGADWVFEDRWAPQVFKLVLGGVLGLLTTPLMAMFWLARAGWEAAGCGSRQP, encoded by the exons ATGCTCGGGGCGCGTCACCCGGCTTCATCCACAGCCACGGACAGGGGTCGCCACGGCCAACATGACGAGGTTGGCCGCGAGagagatgctgctgccgctgtggCGGCTGCCGCCACCTCTGAGCCCCTTGCGTCGGGGGTTGCGAGATTGGAGCCTACCTCGCGCATGACCGGTCACCAATGGTTCTAcatcttcgtcctcgacggcctcggagCCATGGTGCTGTCCGGCGGCGTCAACTTTGCCATTGCCTACG CCATGTACACGACCCAGGACACGCACGAGCGGCCTATCCGGCTCCTCGGGCTGCCCAATACGCTCGCAGGGGACGCGGCCGTGACCATTATTGTGCAGTGCATCATCACATGGTTCGTCGAGTgggcgctcgtcgcgcacgaCCTCGCGCACCGGTCCGTCCACCCTATCGGCTGGGTGACCtttccgtcgtcgtcgtcgtcgtcgacatcccagcggctgctgcggtggtGGCTTTTTCTTCCCGTTACGGGTGGCGTTggagacgaggagcagcagcaggcagacGCGTCTTCGCCTCAGTCCTCGGTCGAATTGGTGCAACGCGTGCGCGTCAACTcactcgccgccgtcttccaaCAGGGGCTGCGAGGCTTTCTGCTCGCGGTGCCAAGCTTCCTCGTCCTGTGGCCCATATCGGTAGGCGTGCTCACGACGATTGGGCGCAAGGACGGAGCGGATTGGGTGTTCGAGGACAGGTGGGCGCCGCAGGTGTTcaagctcgtcctcggcggggTGTTGGGGctgttgacgacgccgctgatGGCCATGTTCTGGCTTGCGCGAGCGGgatgggaggcggcgggatgtGGGTCACGACAGCCGTGA
- a CDS encoding uncharacterized protein (COG:O~EggNog:ENOG503NV2A~MEROPS:MER0093133~SECRETED:SignalP(1-26~SECRETED:cutsite=ATA-LR~SECRETED:prob=0.5152)), with the protein MMLQGGLGALAAALLCIISAGPTATALRAPGLPYRLLAPGNSGARGPSRSAPGSGPTPLADSSRIKAYNFSVPVDHFHNSSRYEPHSNATFNLRYWLDTSNYKPGGPVIVLNSGESNSEARFDFLDHGIVPILTKATGGVGVVLEHRYYGTSYPTEDVTVENLRFLTTEQALADNAYFARHVRFPGLENVNLTAPGTPWIMYGGSYAGAIAAFTRKVYPDVYWGAISSSGVTVAVDVYWQYYEAARKYAPGDCSPTQQRLMKVVDSMLLSGDTAKADKVKDFFGLKELWNDEFASYMMGGVAGLQSTNWDPELDDASFGKWCATITSDSLLFQSTAFLKPEVQKAVSGAGYSGQDLKSLTTRMLNYIGFVKDSLKQLQGYCDGKGLRECLSDRFYPTDISIAADEYRSWVYQTCTEWGFFMSGEATPNNTLSMVSRALTYDYTTTLCRRLFNITTHPNVNAINKYGGYNFSYPRVALIDGAQDPWRAATPHAIGRPSRPSTTTQPFILVDWAVHHWDENGLRDPSHAPPGLPPKQIVDVQAEEVRFVKAWLQDFKNKKKRGVSGATSEL; encoded by the exons ATGATGCTCCAAGGCGGCCTCGGAgcgcttgctgctgcgctccTCTGCATCATCAGCGCcggcccgacggcgacggccctcCGCGCGCCGGGTCTCCCAtaccgcctcctcgcccccggGAACTCGGGCGCCAGGggcccgtcgaggtcggcgccggggtcGGGGCCCACGCCGCTCGCCGACTCCTCGCGCATCAAGGCGTACAACTTCTCGGTGCCCGTGGACCACTTCCACAACTCGTCGCGGTACGAGCCTCACTCCAACGCCACCTTCAACCTCCGCTACTGGCTCGACACGTCCAACTACAAGCCCGGCGGGCCCGTCATCGTGCTCAACTCGGGCGAGTCCAACAGCGAGGCCCGCTTCGACTTCCTCGACCACGGCATCGTGCCCATCCTCACAaaggccacgggcggcgtcggcgtcgtcctcgagcaccGCTACTACGGCACCAGCTACCCGACCGAGGACGTCACCGTCGAGAACCTGCGCTTCCTCACCACCGAGCAGGCGCTCGCCGACAACGCCTACTTTGCGCGCCACGTGCGCTTCCCCGGCCTCGAGAACGTCAACCTCACCGCCCCCGGCACGCCGTGGATCATGTACGGCGGCTCCTACGCGGGCGCCATTGCCGCCTTCACGCGCAAGGTGTACCCGGACGTGTACTGGGGcgccatctcctcgtcgggcgtcaccgtcgccgtggacgtCTACTGGCAGTACtacgaggcggcgcgcaagTACGCCCCGGGCGACTGCTCGCCGACCCAGCAGAGGCTCATGAAGGTCGTCGACAGCATGCTGCTCAGCGGAGACACCGCCAAGgccgacaaggtcaaggactTTTTCGGCCTCAAGGAGCTCTGGAACGACGAGTTCGCCTCGtacatgatgggcggcgtggccggcctGCAGTCCACCAACTGGGACCctgagctcgacgacgcgtcCTTTGGCAAGTGGTgcgccaccatcacctcGGACTCCCTTCTCTTCCAGAGCACCGCGTTCCTCAAGCCCGAGGTTCAAAAGGccgtcagcggcgccgggTACAGTGGGCAGGACCTCAAGTCGCTCACCACCAGGATGCTCAACTACATTGGCTTCGTCAAGGATTCGTTGAAGCAGCTCCAGGGTTACTGCGATGGAAAGGGTCTGCGCGAGTGCCTTTCCGATCGCTTCTACCCGACAGACATTAGCATCGCCGCAGATGAGTACCGAAGCTGGGTGTACCAGACCTGCACAGA ATGGGGATTCTTCATGTCCGGAGAGGCCACGCCAAATAACACCCTCTCCATGGTCTCGCGCGCCCTCACGTACGActacaccaccaccctctgccgccgcctcttcaaCATCACGACGCATCCAAATGTCAACGCTATCAACAAGTACGGCGGCTACAACTTCAGCTACCCGCGCGTGGCGCTCATCGATGGCGCGCAGGACCCGTGGCGCGCGGCCACGCCCCATGCCATTGGTCGGCCCAGTCGCCCGTCCACAACGACGCAGCCCTTCATTCTCGTCGACTGGGCCGTGCACCACTGGGACGAGAACGGGCTCAGGGACCCGTCTCATGCACCGCCCGGGCTCCCGCCTAAGCAAATCGTCGATgtgcaggccgaggaggtgAGATTCGTCAAGGCGTGGCTGCAAGACTTTAAAAataagaagaagaggggggtGAGCGGTGCTACGAGCGAGCTGTAA